From the genome of Pieris rapae chromosome 5, ilPieRapa1.1, whole genome shotgun sequence, one region includes:
- the LOC111004003 gene encoding zinc finger protein 431-like: MASFVMLKSRSFVDAMERSMTNILQSISEDKTHSDVCRICNQGNADIPIFDNTSNINISEEVTHITGVFMLDIDKYSKYICENCFNLLKGSIFFRELCLRNNQNCLKKLSNREDQNIKTDGDQVFEQGTPANHCDDEVDTWLCSSCNKEFLDQISYDMHWTECNKNDENAELNFKVEENETALCDVCGKTMACVEQLTLHLKSHSNNFPYLTGNCPYRRITVALFKVHKIIHLIVRPKRTQCPQKTTTHGNLKKHMDRQHRNIQYKCPYCKKITSSKHDRTKHIEDMHLNQEAFPCDICCKTFKIRYYLRKHLRKVHKIKTGHPRACKPNYLRYHNEEQNKDEVKADVSCNK; this comes from the exons ATGGCTTCTTTTGTAATGTTAAAGTCAAGGTCATTTGTAGATGCTATGGAAAGAAGTATgacaaatatattacaatc AATATCAGAAGATAAGACACATTCAGATGTGTGTCGGATATGTAACCAAGGAAATGCTGATATTCCTATTTTTGATAAtacaagtaatataaatatttccgaaGAAGTTACGCATATCACAGGagttttt aTGCTTGATATTgacaaatattcaaaatatatctgTGAAAATTGCTTCAATCTACTTAAAGGATCCATATTCTTTCGGGAGCTATGTCTCAGAAACAAccaaaactgtttaaaaaagcTATCAAACAGAGAAG atcaaaatattaaaactgatGGGGATCAGGTTTTTGAACAGGGAACACCAGCAAATCATTGTGATGATGAAGTAGATACATGGCTTTGTTCCTCTTGCAATAAGGAATTTTTAGACCAG ATTTCATATGACATGCACTGGACCGAatgcaataaaaatgatgaaaatGCTGAATTAAACTTTAAGGTAGAAGAAAATGAAACAGCATTATGTGATGTTTGTGGCAAAACTATGGCTTGTGTTGAACAACTCACACTTCattt aaaaagccatagtaataattttccaTATCTAACTGGCAATTGTCCATACAGAAGAATAACAGTGGCACTATTTAAGGtgcataaaataattcatttaatagtCAGACCTAAGCGTACTCAATGCCCTCAAAAAACTACCACTcatggaaatttaaaaaagcataTGGACCGTCAACACagaaatattcaatacaaG tgTCCTTATTGTAAGAAGATAACATCGTCAAAGCATGACCGTACAAAGCACATCGAAGATATGCATTTAAATCAAGAGGCTTTCCCATGTGATATTTGttgtaaaacttttaaaataag atatTATTTACGCAAGCACCTTAGAAAAgtccacaaaataaaaacgggACATCCAAGAGCTTGCAAACCTAATTACTTGCGCTACCATAATGAAGAACAAAATAAGGATGAGGTTAAGGCGGATGTATCatgtaataagtaa